The sequence tctatgactCCATTTTgcccacaagcgtcttgggacttgtctgaagttggtacagttgatctgccaacttctgtctgtagcatctgAACAGTATGGGAGACACACTACTATGtgcaaaggtgagactctcacaaacatgtaCATGTTGggtgtttagtgccaaaaataggGGGTTAaaaacatgttaaaaatgtttaacaaatgtttcctgatctttcttacaGTGccatgcgaaagtattcaccccccttggcatttctcCTATTTCGTTGACTTAAAACTTGGAATTAAAATATAATTTTGGGGGGTTTTATCATTTGATTTGCACATGCCTTCCATTTTGaagatgtaaaataaaaaaaaattgtgaaacaaaacagaaaacttgagcgtgcataactattaacccccccaaagtcaatactttgtagagccaccttttgaagcaattacagctgcaagtctcttgggatttgtctctataagcttggcacatctagccactggtatctttgcccattcttcaaggcaaaactgctccaactccttcaagttggatgggttcctgctggtgtacagcaatctataagtcataccacagattctcaattggattgaggtctgggctttgactaggccattccaaaaatttaaatgtttccccttaaaccactcaagtgttgctttagcagtatgcttaggatcattgtcctgctggaaggtgaaccaccgtcccagtctcaaaactctggaagactgaaacaggtttcccgcaagaatttccctgtatttagcgccatccatcattccttcaattctgaccagttttccagtccctgccaatgaaaagcatccccactgccaccaccatgcttcactgtggggatggtatttttggggtgatgagaggtgttgggtttgtgccagacatagtgtttttcttgatggccaaaaagctcaattttagtctctgaccagagtaccttcgtccatatgtttggggagtctcccacatgtcttttggcgaacaccaaacgtgtttccttattctttctttaagcaatggctttttttctggccactcttctgtaaagcccagctctgtggagtgtacggcataaagtggtcctatggacaggtactccaatctctgctgtggagctttgcagctccttcagggttatctgcGGTCTCTTTGTtgactctctgattaatgccctccttgcctggtctgtgagttttggtgggcggccctctcttggcaggtttgttgtggtgccatattctttccattttttaataatggatttaatggtgctccgagggatgttcaaagtttctgatatttttttagaacccaaccctgatctgtacttctccacaactttgtccctgtcgagctccttggtcttcatggtgccgcttgtttggtagtgccccttgcttagtggtgttgcagggCCTTTCAGAAcgggtgtatatatactgagatcatctgacagatcatgtgacaatttgattgcacacaagtggactttatttaataaattatgtgacttctgaaggtaattggatgCACTacatcttatttaggggctttatAGCAAAGAGGATGAATACACATGCATGCACTACTTTtcaggggggggggttagaatttttttaaacaagtaatatttttcatttcacttcaccaatttggactattttgtgtatgtccattacatgaaatccaaataaaaatctatttaaattacaggttgtaatgcaacaaaataggaaaaccgccaaggggggtgaataccctttgcaaggcactgtatatcgcTCACATAAAgcacagacacttcagaacaaacttcctttagatttttttgggggggactatctgttattcaatgtgtttgtatagGCTAACAGCAGTAAGGCCCCAACATTTTTTCTGCAAATAATTGTTTTATAACACCACCACTGTGGCCCTCAAAGAAAGGCATTATGGTATGTGTTATGTATTGTAAATACTAATAAGGCTGGTCGAACCGTTCAGAGGGTTATAGGAAGAAGATAAGGGTTCTTGGTAGAACACTTCATAGACGGTTTTAGGAAGAAACTTAAGATAATAAAAGGGTTCTTCATAGAACCATATATAAAaggttctaggaagaacccttcacagagggttctaggtagaaccctacGCAAAATGAAGAACCCTATATGGTTCTATTTAGCACCTTTTTGTGTGTATACCATGGACCGAGATGGGGGTGGAGAGCAGCTCTAAGGGGATGTTGAATTTAGGGGTGGAGAGCAGCTCTAAGGAGACGTTGAATTTGGGGGTGGAGAGCAGCTCTAAGGAGATGTTGGACTTGAGGGTGGAGAGCATCTCTAAGGAGGGTTGAACTGATTGTAAACTGCCCCTTTTCTTCTAACATAATACCGTATCATTGATAACCAAAGAAATATTCCTCACACTGTCTTATATTTCTTTCAGGGGGTTAAACTGCTCATGGCTGCCAGTTATAGCAATGTCACTGAACCAGGCCTGCTGTCCCAGCAGTACCCTCCAGCTCTACTGCCCAAGCCTGGCAAGGAAAATGTTAGACTCCAGAAATTACTCAAGAAAACTgagaaaaaaatcaagaaaaaagcTGCCCCTGAAACGGCAAAGACACCGGTCCCTTTCCGCTCAAACCTCTCCCCTGTGAATGAAGCAAGCCCTGACTTGGAGCACAGTGACCACtcaacccctcctaaaaccccagagGCACCCTTCTACACACAGCACCCCAGATTCGCTGTCAGGCCATCCTATCGGCATGTGCCATCCCCTTACCCGCAACAAGGAGCCACTTTTGGTGGAACAACAAGGTTCTCCCCAAAGCCATATGCTGCGCCAGCCCCCACCTTCCCCCCGCATGTGGCCCCACTCTACACATTTACTCCAACAGCCCCATCACCCATTCCAGGGCCAGTCTTGCATGCAGTGGCACCCACAACGCCTGTGCCAACTTCCTCTGTGCCTGAAGTGACAGCTGCTGCTCAAATTGCTCCTCCAGTCCCTGCTCCAGTTGTTCTTGTCACAATCACTTCTGCTGCCACACAATCAACTCTGCGACTAGCCCCAGTAGTAATACACCGCAAAAGTCCAAGTCCACGGTTTAAAGCTACCGAAGCTACACTAAAAGCACCCAAACCAATGTTTGATGTCCGTCAAATTCGGGTATATACTGCATCTAAGTCCCCCCTGCATGATTACACGGGAAAGACATTTACTGCAGACACATTACCTCGGAGTAGAACACCCACATCAGACATCAGAAGGGTAATAACACCAACAGCTGAAATCAGAAGGAGTGCAACACCGGCATCTGAAGTGAAAAGCAATTTAACTTCAACATCAGAAATCAAAAGGGTTGCAACGTCTAAAATGAATCAAGGTACAACGCCGACATCGGAAATCAAAAGAAGTTTAACACCGACACCAGAAGTCAAAAGGAGTGCAACACCTACATCTGGGGTAAAAAGAGGTTTAACGTCCAGACCTGAAATCCAAAGGAGTGCAACGCCTACATCTGAAGTGAAAAGAGCTAAAACACCAACTCATAACTTTTTAACACCAAGAACTAATTTAGGTCGACCTAAGACACCCTCATATCATGTGTCCCGTGCCAAAACACCTGTTATTGAAATATCAAGACCCAACCCACTTTTATTTGCTGTCTCACCCATTACTATAGATGCACATAGATCTAAAACACCAACACCTGGTTCTAATTCTGCCAATCCATCTTTGTCTGGTTCTCAAAATCTGCCAACGTCTGAGCCTTCAAAATCACCATCAACTTGTCATGGTGCAAGAACTCCAAATGGGGAAGTGACATCAAAAGAGACTCCTACAGCTAAATCACCTCCTGAAAACACTTCAAAACCAGAGGCTCCTCGACAAAAAGCTCCAATAGTTGAGTCTACCAGAACAAAGACCCCTACAGCTTCATTAGGCTATCAAAGACCAAAGACCCCAACAAATGTCACACCAACTCCTACAGCACCCTCATATCAAAGACCCAAGACTCCAACCAAAGAAACACTAAAGCCTACAGCACCCTCATATGAGTACCAAAGACCCAAGACTCCAACAATTATCACACCAAAGCCTACTGCACCCTCCTATCAAAGACCCAAGActccaacaaaaaaaacactagaGCCTACAGAACCCTCATATGGGTATAAAAGGTCCAAGACTCCAACCAATGAGACACCAAAGCCTACTGCACCATCATATGGATATCAAATGCCCAAGACACCCTCGAATGAAGAGCCTAAACCTATGACTCCAACAATCGGGTATCAAAGGTCAACAACACCAGTAGTTGGGTATCAAAGACCACAACCACCAGCAGGTTATCAAAGACCAAAGACTCCCACAGCTGGGGTATCATCCATAGGATTTCAAAGGCCCAATACACCAACATATGTGGCCCCTAAACCAACCCATACATATTATGGGTTGACTCCTGCTACATATGTTGCCCATGGTGGAATCCAACGTTTCTCACCTTCATTCGGCATATCCAGGTCGAAGACCCCAGCTCTAGAGGAATCTAAAACCACAACGCAAGAGTTGGAAGCATCTAAAATACCTACCCAAGAGTTACTTGTAAAAACACATCCTTTGCCCATGGTGTCCAACCAGGAAGCATCCTCCACAGAAAAAATCCCTTTAAATGAGGCCATAATATCCACGACTCCAGCAGTGAAGCTTCTGCTTCCAATCATTGTTGTTGCACAAGCTGAAGATGTCTCAGAACCAAGCGTATCCACAGCTGTGACCAGCAAAATGGCAACTCCTGTTCCAGAAACACCAAAGGTTAAAACTGTGGCCAGCACAAGACCATGGGCTAAATCTCCAACACCTAAGGCTAAGAAACCAGAGGTTAAAACCCCAACTTATGGAGTCATCCCAAAACCCAAGACACCCACCACAGAAACCCAACACGCTGTGCCTTCTGCTGCAAACAAAGATGCAAGCAAGACAATACCTCCTGTCTCAAAAACAGAATCTCCTGTAGCTAAAGCCAGGTTACAACAAAAAGAGTTAAAGGAATCACCAGACCCTAAAACGCCCACCAAAGCAACCTCTGAGTCTAAACCGGCAGGGACAAAGCCAACTACTTCTTCTCCACTTGGAAAGACCTCAGCTCCTGAGAAGCCTTTGGTGGCTGTTCAGTCTCTGGCTAAACCAAAGGATAACCAGGAAGCCCAACCTGAAAAGGCGGTATCAGCTCCAACCACACCCTCAAAAGAGAAGGAAGAGGGAAAAGACTCTTTCCCAGCAGCTGCACCTCTTCTTAAAGTGATCCAAAAGCCAAAGGGCATGATGAAGTCTAAACCTAGTGGTTGGTCACGGCTCAAGAAGCATATGGTGGTGGAAGAAGAACCACCTACTTCCCCAGAATCAAATCCTATGAAAGACACCGCAAATGGAAATGAGCAGGAGGGAGGTGAAGCGAAAAAGGATGAAAAGGTGTCATTTAAAGACATGGTGGCAGCTGTAACGGCTGACGATCCTCCCAAGGCAGCAAAGAAGTGGGATTCTCTTCTCTTCGATATGTTCTCCTCTAAAGAGAAGATTATGCAGGTGATTGAAGCTAGCAAaagtgaggaggagagaaaagagcaGCCAAAGGATGCACCAAAAGAAATTCCATCCTTCGCCCATCGTCTGCCTGTCCTCCTTTTCAGCCCAAAGTTTGATGCCAAAAGGCTAAGAGAGGCTGCATCAAGGCCACTTACAAAAATTTCGACAGTGTTTGAGATGGGTCTCATAGGGCGTAAAAATAAAGACGAGGAACCAAAAGATTTTAACAGAACAGCGAGAGGGTTCACTTGTCCTTAAACCATGTCTCTTTGGACTGGTAAAGATGAAACAGaagaacattttgaaaaattcTGTTAAATGTTTTGTGTACAGGTGTAGAAATAGTAGTTATAATGTACAGGTCCTGTGTAATAGTCTCTCTGCTTGACACAGGGTACAATATTTAAGACAGTCTCTTAGAGAATGTGGTCTGAACTTTATACTTGAGCACTGATTGTTCTGTTGTCTGACTACGTTACAGATGTGTCTGAATGTCTCTTTCTCTGACAGTATGAAAATATTACCTTGAAAATCAGAGTATaaggaaaaatatatttttgtcttAAAGGAATTCAGACATCTCCTGAGATTAAAATGTACAAAGATTAAGTAAATCTCAGAGCTTCTTTTCTGTCCACTGTTAAACCATGATAGGAGAATTAATGACTTTTTCAGACCTCCTCAcatctttttcttcttctcaaAAGTGGTCCTGAGACTGCAGTGTAATGTATTTAGGACTGTACAGTATATTGATGCAGGATTTGGTTATCTGAAGAAATTTGACTCCAGGGGATTCAGAGTAATGTAACCAAATAAGGATGaaaaaaggaggagaggatgaaagtAGTAGGAGTGTATATTTCTCCAAATGGTGCTATTTCCGTACGTTTTTCAAATACACTTTAGAGATTCAGGCGCTTCTTAGAAGTTAGAATGTTCGATTAGACTGCATATGCTTATGCCAGCTTTGCCATCTTCCATTTTTGGAGTACAGGTCAGTGAGAGTGTTATTTGAGAACTTGGGTTGCTAACTCCTGGGGGATGAGGCAACTATATGAAGGAAGTGTTTTACTGTTGGCATGGATGGATGAGGGGTCAGGGGGAGGCCTTGTGGGATATGGAGGCAAGTGATGATAAAGGCAAAGAAAAATGTATACAGTAAGTACTTAGGGCAGATTCCTAATTTGAGATCCACAAATTTCCCATTGACTTCAATGCAGGGTTAACGTGAAAGTAAAAATTAGCAGGTTTCACAGAGTTTTCAAATACGCAGCTTTCAAACGAGGGACCCAGAAGAGTCAAGAGCTGAGAGTGACATTTGACCTTAAGGTTCTCTAGGTTCGTCAGCTTGTTATTGATGCTTTACGTTTGTGTTTCATGCATGGACTATATAAAAAGATTAAGAACATTGTCTCCTATTGACAGAGTGATATTCAACCGTTTTGCAATCTGATGTTTATCTGTATAAGTGTACAGTAAATGttattttctatatatttttgataaaagagaaaataaaataaaaacttgaaTAGGAAAAGGCTGATTTTGGTTTATGTTTGACATAGAAAGTTCATCTTGAACATCAGAATGAAATAGAGAAAATGTATTCTGTAGTGAAGATAATGGGCAGAGCAAGGTCAAGGGCAAAGCTATTGCCTTATTGGTGTTTGATAAAAGCAATATTATTGAATTGTAGCTGGTATTTTGTAGATATAATTGTTGGTTTTTATCTGCAGGACCAGCAGAATAAAAAGGTGTTTTTTGCCTAAGAAAATATGAGTTATTATTGGACTACTTATGGTAATTACAGTAATGTTTTAAAGTGTATGATTATTGTATAGACCCAGTCATCTCACCTGCTTTTCCATTGGTGTATTCATCCatatattcatcatcatcaacaggAATCTTCACATATTTGCCATGAGCAGTCATCACAAATTTGTACCTTTTACCAGATGGATTGCCCTGAAAAGCATAGGGACTGATTTAGAACAGAGATCATTTGCCACAGTAAATACACTGAGTTTGTCACAGAATATtcaaatactgtatgtgtgtatcaaTGTGTGTATGTCTACGTGCGAGTGAGCGTGCTCACCTTTGCCCCTAATCTCCCAGGGGATGTTTCTCCAATGATCTCCCACATGTTCTTTTTCTGCATCACGTCACCAGCTTTTACATCCTGGGGAATGAACAGCACCAAACAGAAACTCAGCTGTATATCAAATGCTTTTGTGAGCCATGCAAGACAAGCAATCCTCTTGGCTTTGGTTCTGAACTGCCACAATAGAATTACACCCCAGAAGGGGGCAGCCTTGGATAAAGCTCACTGCACACACACGCTTCTCTGATTCTCCGCATGCCTGTACACAGCTGTACTGCAAACACTTGCGTGTAGAACAGTTCAGAAGGAAACTGAGAGGATAGGGAATGAAAGCGAAAAGAGCAGTTACCTTGAGAAGGGAGGACATGAAGAGAGTTGAAATAAGAAGACTGAGGAAGGAAAGTAAAGGAAGTAGATACACAAATGTTTCACTCATGCTGTATTTTGATGAAAAGGATTCAGTCTCTGTAAAAGGGATGAGACACCCCGTGTGTCATCGCACAACATTGTTCAACCTTAAGCCATCTATGTAAAGGGGATGCCAGTGCTAGAGAATAGTGACAGGGAAGCCGTTTGTGGTAGTGTATATTCCACAGTTAATCTCTTGTGAGCAGAATACATAAACATACATGGTACCATAGATCTCTTTATACTATGGGCACTGATAGCTAATGAGGAGCATTAGTTCCGGTGCTTGGGTTTTTCGTCACAGGTTATTTAGACAAATCATGATTTCGCAGGTGTTGGCATCTTTCGATTTTCAGGAAGGGAGAGTACATTTGGCCCATAAACTTGTCCGTAACTCACAGAAAGAGAGGTTGGAGCTCCTTGTTCTGGTTCCATTCCTTGTTCTAGCATCTCTTCATCGCCTCTCAACACTTATGGAACCAGAACTTAATCAAGAAGCTGACCAATTAGCAATGcaagactttagttctgggttaaccaagattTCTCAGGTGGAGACTGGTGAAATGCAGAGCCATATACAGTAAATGTATacctatatatactgtacatggctCTGTTCTGAGATAAACTTACAGCTGGTCTTGGGGGCGAGTTCCTGCTTGTGCCATCTGGGTTCCCCTTCACCCACTGGGTGATCAGGTCTGCCACACCCACCTTCAGACCCTCAGCAttctgctgacacacacacagacagatgtcaACTCAGGCATTCAACAAGACACTTCTATTCATTATGCATT comes from Salmo trutta chromosome 7, fSalTru1.1, whole genome shotgun sequence and encodes:
- the prr33 gene encoding proteoglycan 4 isoform X2, with translation MAASYSNVTEPGLLSQQYPPALLPKPGKENVRLQKLLKKTEKKIKKKAAPETAKTPVPFRSNLSPVNEASPDLEHSDHSTPPKTPEAPFYTQHPRFAVRPSYRHVPSPYPQQGATFGGTTRFSPKPYAAPAPTFPPHVAPLYTFTPTAPSPIPGPVLHAVAPTTPVPTSSVPEVTAAAQIAPPVPAPVVLVTITSAATQSTLRLAPVVIHRKSPSPRFKATEATLKAPKPMFDVRQIRVYTASKSPLHDYTGKTFTADTLPRSRTPTSDIRRVITPTAEIRRSATPASEVKSNLTSTSEIKRVATSKMNQGTTPTSEIKRSLTPTPEVKRSATPTSGVKRGLTSRPEIQRSATPTSEVKRAKTPTHNFLTPRTNLGRPKTPSYHVSRAKTPVIEISRPNPLLFAVSPITIDAHRSKTPTPGSNSANPSLSGSQNLPTSEPSKSPSTCHGARTPNGEVTSKETPTAKSPPENTSKPEAPRQKAPIVESTRTKTPTASLGYQRPKTPTNVTPTPTAPSYQRPKTPTKETLKPTAPSYEYQRPKTPTIITPKPTAPSYQRPKTPTKKTLEPTEPSYGYKRSKTPTNETPKPTAPSYGYQMPKTPSNEEPKPMTPTIGYQRSTTPVVGYQRPQPPAGYQRPKTPTAGVSSIGFQRPNTPTYVAPKPTHTYYGLTPATYVAHGGIQRFSPSFGISRSKTPALEESKTTTQELEASKIPTQELLVKTHPLPMVSNQEASSTEKIPLNEAIISTTPAVKLLLPIIVVAQAEDVSEPSVSTAVTSKMATPVPETPKVKTVASTRPWAKSPTPKAKKPEVKTPTYGVIPKPKTPTTETQHAVPSAANKDASKTIPPVSKTESPVAKARLQQKELKESPDPKTPTKATSESKPAGTKPTTSSPLGKTSAPEKPLVAVQSLAKPKDNQEAQPEKAVSAPTTPSKEKEEGKDSFPAAAPLLKVIQKPKGMMKSKPSGWSRLKKHMVVEEEPPTSPESNPMKDTANGNEQEGGEAKKDEKVSFKDMVAAVTADDPPKAAKKWDSLLFDMFSSKEKIMQVIEASKSEEERKEQPKDAPKEIPSFAHRLPVLLFSPKFDAKRLREAASRPLTKISTVFEMGLIGRKNKDEEPKDFNRTARGFTCP
- the prr33 gene encoding proteoglycan 4 isoform X1 — protein: MGDTLLCAKGVKLLMAASYSNVTEPGLLSQQYPPALLPKPGKENVRLQKLLKKTEKKIKKKAAPETAKTPVPFRSNLSPVNEASPDLEHSDHSTPPKTPEAPFYTQHPRFAVRPSYRHVPSPYPQQGATFGGTTRFSPKPYAAPAPTFPPHVAPLYTFTPTAPSPIPGPVLHAVAPTTPVPTSSVPEVTAAAQIAPPVPAPVVLVTITSAATQSTLRLAPVVIHRKSPSPRFKATEATLKAPKPMFDVRQIRVYTASKSPLHDYTGKTFTADTLPRSRTPTSDIRRVITPTAEIRRSATPASEVKSNLTSTSEIKRVATSKMNQGTTPTSEIKRSLTPTPEVKRSATPTSGVKRGLTSRPEIQRSATPTSEVKRAKTPTHNFLTPRTNLGRPKTPSYHVSRAKTPVIEISRPNPLLFAVSPITIDAHRSKTPTPGSNSANPSLSGSQNLPTSEPSKSPSTCHGARTPNGEVTSKETPTAKSPPENTSKPEAPRQKAPIVESTRTKTPTASLGYQRPKTPTNVTPTPTAPSYQRPKTPTKETLKPTAPSYEYQRPKTPTIITPKPTAPSYQRPKTPTKKTLEPTEPSYGYKRSKTPTNETPKPTAPSYGYQMPKTPSNEEPKPMTPTIGYQRSTTPVVGYQRPQPPAGYQRPKTPTAGVSSIGFQRPNTPTYVAPKPTHTYYGLTPATYVAHGGIQRFSPSFGISRSKTPALEESKTTTQELEASKIPTQELLVKTHPLPMVSNQEASSTEKIPLNEAIISTTPAVKLLLPIIVVAQAEDVSEPSVSTAVTSKMATPVPETPKVKTVASTRPWAKSPTPKAKKPEVKTPTYGVIPKPKTPTTETQHAVPSAANKDASKTIPPVSKTESPVAKARLQQKELKESPDPKTPTKATSESKPAGTKPTTSSPLGKTSAPEKPLVAVQSLAKPKDNQEAQPEKAVSAPTTPSKEKEEGKDSFPAAAPLLKVIQKPKGMMKSKPSGWSRLKKHMVVEEEPPTSPESNPMKDTANGNEQEGGEAKKDEKVSFKDMVAAVTADDPPKAAKKWDSLLFDMFSSKEKIMQVIEASKSEEERKEQPKDAPKEIPSFAHRLPVLLFSPKFDAKRLREAASRPLTKISTVFEMGLIGRKNKDEEPKDFNRTARGFTCP